One stretch of Dethiosulfovibrio peptidovorans DNA includes these proteins:
- a CDS encoding histidine kinase has translation MQNLFEPFSLHKILRDENGVAKDFRFVDVNPAYEKVMGVCRAAVIGKTFGQVWPHPEDVWVDNMICAAERGIHAHFEGYSREVDRYLHSMAFPVSSQYVGVLFLDITDWRQSEEALDQSRARLLTYRKELQGLITKFSLAEEKVRRAIATEIHDGLGYTLIDIMNGLKAIDSSLVTPRDRERMAVVLEKMRTMMDHTRKLTFQISSPVLYEVGLGAALKKLGEDMILPHGIVYLYKGKLSDQGISDEVTILLYQIVRELFVNIVKHAKASRVSATLRRKENSVTVVVDDDGVGMTLEQRGGLGSSCGFGLFSIRERLSYIGGCLQVYSEPGRGCSVVVNAPVSLVAS, from the coding sequence TTGCAAAACCTGTTTGAGCCCTTCTCTTTGCATAAAATTCTTCGAGACGAGAATGGTGTCGCAAAAGATTTTCGTTTTGTCGATGTTAATCCCGCCTATGAGAAGGTTATGGGGGTTTGTCGCGCTGCGGTGATCGGTAAGACGTTTGGGCAAGTTTGGCCGCATCCAGAGGATGTCTGGGTGGACAACATGATTTGTGCTGCTGAGCGTGGCATTCATGCTCACTTCGAGGGATACAGCAGGGAGGTGGATCGATATCTGCACTCGATGGCTTTTCCTGTGTCCTCCCAATATGTGGGCGTGCTTTTTCTGGATATCACCGATTGGCGGCAATCTGAAGAAGCTCTAGATCAGAGTCGGGCGAGGCTGTTGACGTATCGTAAGGAGCTTCAGGGATTGATAACCAAGTTTTCTCTGGCGGAAGAGAAGGTTCGGAGAGCCATCGCCACAGAAATCCACGATGGTCTGGGGTATACCTTAATAGACATCATGAACGGCCTCAAGGCGATAGACAGTTCGTTGGTCACTCCTCGGGATCGGGAACGCATGGCGGTGGTCCTGGAAAAAATGCGAACGATGATGGACCATACGAGGAAGTTGACCTTTCAGATCAGTTCTCCCGTTTTATATGAGGTGGGACTCGGAGCGGCTTTGAAAAAACTTGGCGAGGATATGATCCTTCCTCATGGTATAGTGTATCTCTACAAGGGCAAGCTCTCGGATCAGGGGATCTCCGATGAGGTGACCATACTTCTGTACCAGATTGTCCGGGAGCTTTTTGTGAACATAGTGAAGCATGCCAAGGCATCTCGGGTGTCCGCAACTCTGCGGCGTAAGGAAAACTCTGTGACGGTCGTTGTTGACGACGATGGAGTGGGGATGACGCTGGAACAACGAGGAGGGCTTGGCTCATCCTGTGGCTTCGGTCTGTTCAGCATACGGGAAAGGCTGAGCTATATAGGAGGCTGCTTACAGGTCTACTCAGAACCGGGGCGGGGATGCTCCGTCGTTGTTAATGCGCCTGTCTCTCTGGTGGCATCGTGA
- a CDS encoding MATE family efflux transporter, whose translation MSLKSRSSRMGQEPVGWLLFQFSIPAIVGMVASALYNIVDRMFIGHVVGSRGLAAVTVTFPFFLFIIASGILIGVGTSSQISRALGEGRHDWAQAAMGNGIMAMMGASILVISVGAVFMDDLMRLCGATPALMPMIRSYLEVILWGVPFQLVSFCGNYFIRAEGHPRHAMWTLILGAGGNVVLDWLFIVRMNMGVRGAALGTVLAQVVASLWVLSFYVRRMGGLDLREIRPQRDIMVEMVTVGFSPCMMEMFFVLIMVVLNRTLSRLGGEVAVSAMGIFFSLDSLLFMPVVGIGEGAQPLIGYNYGAGKFDRVSRTVFLAMTAAVVFFLGSLVVAETVPHLLVRLFNDDNRSLADLAVRAIRIGYAGAPMAGVAIISAFFFQALGKARQSLALNLCRQVLFLLPPLILLPPLMGVDGAWLSFPIMDVGGGLMGGWMVRSEMARWRRSDDHEAKG comes from the coding sequence GTGTCGTTGAAGAGCCGATCGAGCCGTATGGGTCAGGAGCCGGTCGGGTGGCTGTTGTTTCAATTTTCCATCCCTGCCATCGTGGGGATGGTGGCCAGTGCTCTGTACAACATCGTGGATCGTATGTTCATCGGCCACGTGGTGGGGAGCCGGGGTCTCGCCGCCGTCACCGTGACCTTTCCGTTTTTTCTCTTTATTATCGCCTCGGGGATCCTGATTGGCGTGGGGACGTCCTCTCAGATCTCCCGAGCGCTGGGTGAGGGGCGACACGATTGGGCTCAGGCGGCCATGGGCAATGGTATTATGGCCATGATGGGTGCGTCGATCCTGGTCATATCGGTGGGGGCTGTCTTTATGGATGATCTCATGAGGCTCTGCGGGGCCACCCCGGCCCTTATGCCCATGATTCGATCCTATCTGGAGGTTATCCTCTGGGGTGTCCCATTTCAGCTCGTGAGTTTTTGCGGAAATTACTTCATTCGGGCCGAGGGGCATCCCAGGCACGCAATGTGGACCCTGATCCTGGGGGCCGGGGGCAACGTCGTTTTGGACTGGCTGTTTATCGTCCGCATGAATATGGGGGTTCGAGGAGCGGCTTTGGGGACGGTTCTGGCCCAGGTAGTGGCCTCCCTGTGGGTCCTGTCTTTCTACGTTCGGCGCATGGGGGGACTGGACCTGAGGGAAATCCGTCCGCAACGGGACATCATGGTCGAGATGGTTACCGTGGGATTCTCTCCCTGTATGATGGAGATGTTTTTCGTGCTGATCATGGTGGTTTTAAACCGCACTCTGAGTCGCCTGGGCGGGGAAGTGGCTGTCTCAGCGATGGGAATCTTCTTCAGCCTGGACAGCTTGCTCTTCATGCCGGTCGTTGGTATCGGGGAGGGGGCTCAACCGCTTATCGGCTATAATTACGGGGCTGGGAAGTTCGATCGAGTGAGTCGGACCGTCTTTCTAGCCATGACTGCCGCCGTCGTCTTTTTCTTAGGCTCCCTGGTTGTGGCCGAGACGGTGCCTCATTTACTGGTCAGGCTTTTTAACGATGACAACCGCTCTCTCGCGGATCTGGCAGTCCGGGCCATTCGCATTGGCTACGCAGGAGCTCCTATGGCGGGGGTGGCCATCATATCGGCCTTTTTCTTTCAGGCTTTGGGTAAAGCCCGTCAGAGTCTGGCCCTGAACCTCTGTCGTCAGGTGCTCTTTCTTCTGCCTCCTCTGATTTTACTACCACCGTTGATGGGCGTTGACGGAGCATGGCTCTCCTTTCCCATCATGGATGTAGGGGGCGGTCTGATGGGGGGATGGATGGTTAGGTCCGAGATGGCTCGATGGAGGAGAAGTGATGACCACGAGGCGAAAGGCTGA
- a CDS encoding glycine/betaine ABC transporter permease, which produces MIKERRQRNFVFFGSSAVTLCIVVWGVVSPQGLGNLANGVFSFLIDRFGWLYIAVMSALLLFSVVIAMSRFGRIVLGKPGDRPEFSNFSWLAMLFSGSMGIGLVFYSVGEPLMHFMAPPVADPKSIEAASQAMQITFFHWGLHPWSGFCVMGLAMAYAQYRRKAPALISSILVPLGGETLARGAFGQIIDILTIFATLAGLGTSLGLGAMQIASGLNHLLGVPDVVTTQLAVIVGVAVVYIGAAISGINRGIKLISDLNLWLAFLIMIVMFFVGPSVAMLRSLLDGIAYYFSGLIKESFHMAPYGGAFADWLGGWTVFYWAWWIAWAPFAGSFIARVSRGRTVREFITGALLAPSLGTFVWFAIFGTAGIHLEINGIAPVGQAVVENISTGLYKVFACYPLGKILSGLAALLVATFFITSGQAASLVLAMYSEEGVENPSRGKVALWGALLAALAAVLLFSGGLKALQTISIVAAFPFSIVMAVACVSIWRGMSRDPVVRDEIAQSLRADMGVSDTEYSL; this is translated from the coding sequence ATGATAAAGGAAAGACGCCAACGAAATTTCGTTTTTTTCGGCTCTTCTGCAGTGACCCTGTGTATCGTTGTATGGGGTGTCGTGAGTCCCCAGGGACTAGGAAATTTGGCAAATGGTGTTTTTTCGTTTTTAATTGATCGTTTCGGGTGGCTCTATATTGCGGTTATGTCCGCCCTGCTTCTGTTCAGCGTTGTGATTGCCATGAGTCGTTTCGGTAGAATTGTGCTAGGCAAGCCGGGGGATCGCCCAGAATTCAGCAATTTTTCCTGGTTGGCGATGTTGTTTTCTGGATCAATGGGGATTGGTTTGGTTTTCTACAGCGTTGGTGAACCGTTGATGCATTTCATGGCTCCTCCCGTAGCTGACCCCAAATCCATAGAAGCCGCATCACAGGCGATGCAGATCACTTTTTTCCATTGGGGACTTCATCCTTGGTCGGGGTTCTGTGTTATGGGGCTGGCTATGGCGTACGCCCAATACCGCAGAAAAGCTCCGGCTCTGATTAGCAGTATCCTTGTTCCTCTGGGGGGAGAGACTCTGGCCAGGGGTGCTTTTGGTCAAATTATAGATATCCTGACTATTTTTGCTACCCTAGCAGGATTGGGAACCTCTCTGGGGTTGGGGGCGATGCAGATAGCCAGTGGTCTTAACCATCTTTTGGGTGTACCAGATGTTGTAACAACTCAACTTGCTGTTATCGTCGGTGTGGCGGTTGTTTATATCGGTGCGGCCATATCGGGTATTAATCGGGGGATAAAACTCATATCAGATCTCAACCTGTGGCTGGCGTTTCTCATCATGATCGTAATGTTTTTCGTCGGGCCGTCAGTCGCCATGTTACGGTCGTTACTGGATGGGATTGCCTATTATTTTAGTGGCCTGATCAAGGAATCTTTCCATATGGCACCCTATGGAGGTGCTTTTGCGGACTGGCTTGGGGGATGGACCGTTTTTTACTGGGCCTGGTGGATTGCATGGGCTCCCTTTGCGGGGTCATTTATCGCCCGTGTTTCCCGGGGAAGAACGGTTCGAGAATTTATTACCGGTGCCCTTCTGGCTCCCAGTTTAGGAACTTTCGTTTGGTTTGCCATATTTGGAACGGCGGGAATACATCTGGAGATCAATGGCATCGCACCTGTGGGGCAGGCGGTTGTTGAAAACATATCGACAGGGCTTTACAAGGTTTTTGCCTGTTATCCCTTGGGAAAAATTCTCTCCGGTTTGGCTGCTCTTCTGGTGGCTACATTCTTTATAACATCTGGACAGGCGGCGTCACTGGTTTTGGCTATGTACTCTGAGGAAGGGGTGGAGAATCCCTCCAGGGGCAAAGTCGCGCTCTGGGGGGCTCTCCTTGCGGCTTTGGCGGCGGTACTTCTTTTCAGCGGAGGTTTGAAGGCTTTGCAAACAATTTCAATCGTTGCGGCTTTCCCCTTTTCGATCGTGATGGCTGTCGCGTGTGTTTCCATATGGCGTGGGATGTCCCGCGACCCTGTCGTTCGAGATGAAATAGCCCAGAGCCTCAGAGCTGATATGGGAGTCTCGGATACGGAGTACTCGTTGTAG
- a CDS encoding cysteine methyltransferase yields the protein MLYDFVFVSWGGALIGQDDEGIRSIRLFEGTTPCPPEGWRLMPSELANAVEQLQAYFAGELSRFDLPLAPEGTAFQRTVWRALTEIPYGQTISYGQLAASIGRPSACRAVGGANGKNPIPVVIPCHRVIGSDGSLTGFSSGLSLKRRLLAIEGVNLGGW from the coding sequence ATGTTGTACGATTTTGTCTTTGTGTCTTGGGGCGGCGCTCTGATCGGGCAGGACGATGAGGGCATTCGGTCGATCCGCCTGTTCGAGGGGACGACTCCCTGCCCGCCGGAAGGGTGGCGGCTGATGCCCTCCGAGTTGGCCAACGCCGTGGAACAGCTCCAGGCGTATTTTGCCGGGGAGCTGAGTCGGTTCGACTTGCCTCTGGCTCCCGAAGGGACGGCGTTTCAACGCACTGTCTGGCGTGCTCTGACGGAAATCCCCTATGGGCAAACGATCTCCTATGGTCAGCTGGCGGCGTCCATAGGAAGACCATCGGCCTGTCGGGCCGTCGGCGGCGCTAACGGGAAGAATCCAATACCGGTGGTGATCCCTTGCCATCGGGTCATCGGAAGCGACGGTTCCCTGACGGGTTTTTCATCTGGCTTGTCGCTGAAACGACGGTTGCTGGCCATCGAGGGGGTTAACTTGGGCGGTTGGTAG
- a CDS encoding glycine/betaine/sarcosine/D-proline family reductase selenoprotein B, which produces MKAIHYINQFFGQIGGEDAADAGPTFHSPLVGSSVMLNDLMPHVEVTHTVICGDNYINEWTDEVLTTILSWLENVDFDIFIAGPAFMAGRYGVGCGLVCSAVSERFGVPVLTSMNEENPGVELYRKSAYVFKGGRKATYMRQDMGTLAGFAEKLALGVPLGTADEEGYFGRGIRRQYFPKDGVPACDRMFDMLMKKLKNEPFQTELPIPKPDIVPIAPAVPDMKASTVALVTSGGIVPEGNPDRIQSASATLWGAYDIAGMERLNAGDFVTVHAGYDSAAANEDPNRVLPLDAVRALERQGQIGAVYPRFFATVGTGTAQKDASRMSREIIALLRDDQVDAVLLVTTUGTCTRCGATMAREIELAGIPVVVVTNLTDIAVSIGPNRVVQGSSIPHPLGNPSLDQEQEFEFRRKLVSTAISALETDISCQTVFTAP; this is translated from the coding sequence ATGAAGGCCATTCATTATATCAACCAGTTCTTTGGTCAAATTGGAGGCGAGGATGCCGCAGATGCTGGACCGACGTTTCATTCTCCCCTTGTCGGTAGCTCTGTCATGTTAAATGATCTTATGCCTCATGTAGAGGTTACTCACACTGTGATTTGTGGTGACAATTATATTAACGAGTGGACAGATGAAGTTCTTACCACGATTCTGTCTTGGCTTGAGAACGTCGATTTCGATATTTTCATAGCGGGGCCAGCTTTTATGGCAGGTCGATATGGTGTTGGGTGTGGCTTAGTCTGTTCGGCTGTCTCAGAGAGGTTTGGCGTTCCCGTTTTGACCTCAATGAACGAGGAAAACCCCGGGGTGGAACTGTACCGTAAATCAGCGTATGTTTTCAAAGGTGGTCGGAAGGCTACATATATGAGGCAGGATATGGGTACCCTTGCTGGATTTGCGGAAAAATTGGCCCTTGGTGTGCCCCTCGGCACTGCCGATGAAGAGGGGTATTTCGGACGTGGTATTCGACGGCAGTATTTCCCCAAAGACGGGGTACCTGCATGTGATCGAATGTTTGATATGTTGATGAAAAAGTTGAAAAACGAGCCCTTTCAGACAGAACTGCCTATTCCGAAACCGGATATCGTGCCAATAGCTCCTGCTGTACCTGACATGAAGGCTTCTACCGTTGCGCTGGTAACATCTGGAGGTATTGTTCCTGAAGGTAACCCAGACAGAATTCAATCTGCATCGGCCACACTGTGGGGTGCATATGACATAGCAGGTATGGAACGCCTGAACGCTGGTGATTTCGTGACTGTCCACGCGGGCTATGATTCGGCGGCGGCAAATGAAGATCCTAATCGTGTGTTGCCTCTAGACGCTGTGCGTGCTTTGGAGCGCCAGGGTCAGATTGGAGCGGTGTATCCGCGATTTTTCGCTACGGTAGGAACTGGGACGGCTCAAAAAGATGCTTCTCGAATGTCACGGGAAATTATTGCACTTCTTCGGGACGATCAGGTCGACGCTGTCTTGCTTGTCACGACCTGAGGAACATGTACTCGTTGCGGGGCAACGATGGCCAGGGAAATTGAATTGGCGGGCATTCCCGTTGTTGTGGTCACAAATCTGACAGATATTGCTGTATCCATCGGACCGAATCGGGTTGTTCAGGGCAGTTCCATACCCCACCCATTAGGAAACCCGTCTCTTGATCAGGAACAAGAGTTTGAGTTCAGAAGAAAGCTGGTGTCGACGGCCATATCGGCTCTGGAGACAGATATCTCTTGTCAGACAGTTTTTACGGCACCGTAA
- a CDS encoding cytochrome C biogenesis protein: MGALITSVQGALSGAGGAAFAAAFAWGIFSVLLSPCSLVSIPLVIGYIQGQGGSGTRNALLVSGAFSLGIFVNIALVGAVIASAGALMEGLSSVMNYVVSIVLFVFGLHLLDVVTIPWFVSGSLEAGNRRKGLWGALVLGCVSGMALGPCTFAYMAPMLVIAMKAATDSVLRGVGLVALFGLGYCLVILLAGTFADMLDRYMNWTENSRGTFVVNQICGWLVVLAGAYFLYIA; encoded by the coding sequence ATGGGTGCTCTGATTACATCGGTTCAGGGGGCCCTTTCGGGCGCCGGAGGTGCCGCTTTTGCTGCGGCCTTCGCCTGGGGTATCTTCAGTGTCCTCTTGAGCCCATGCAGCCTGGTAAGCATTCCACTGGTCATCGGCTATATTCAGGGACAGGGAGGCTCGGGAACCAGGAATGCTCTTCTGGTCTCTGGAGCCTTTTCTCTGGGCATTTTTGTCAACATCGCCTTGGTCGGTGCGGTGATCGCATCAGCAGGAGCCCTTATGGAAGGGCTGAGCTCGGTGATGAATTACGTCGTGTCAATAGTGCTCTTCGTATTCGGGCTCCATCTCCTGGACGTGGTCACTATCCCATGGTTTGTCTCGGGATCCCTGGAGGCCGGTAATCGGCGAAAAGGCCTCTGGGGTGCCTTGGTCCTGGGATGTGTCTCTGGAATGGCCTTGGGGCCCTGCACCTTCGCGTACATGGCTCCCATGCTCGTCATCGCCATGAAAGCCGCTACCGACAGTGTTCTGCGGGGTGTTGGATTGGTGGCTCTCTTCGGCTTGGGGTACTGCCTGGTGATCCTTCTGGCTGGGACCTTCGCCGATATGCTGGACCGATACATGAACTGGACGGAAAACAGCAGAGGAACTTTTGTGGTCAACCAGATCTGCGGCTGGCTGGTTGTCCTGGCTGGGGCGTATTTTTTGTACATCGCTTGA
- a CDS encoding betaine reductase yields MRLEIGSFPVRRMEFGERTRYEDGVLFVNKEEALNLVLQDRHVITAELHIVHPGDMVRITPVKDAFEPRCKISGGQSVFPGFIDELEAAGEGVVHALTGCSVLAVGRWGCFQDGLIDMGGEFQDHTIFGNMVNLVLLADTDEEDEKHSFQKKNLVHRRAGMRLASYLGECLRTETPVEVEVYDLPPLGRRGGDVAGLPRVGYIMKVLAQWEDRGYNAELYGWDTKRILPIYIHPNEILDGAVVGGSFTPASNNMSTYSFQRNAVIRKLMREHGKTVNFIGVILSNETVELSEKRVSVLRDVRLAQNLGLDGVLISREGYGNADVGFMLSIASLEKVGIKTVGVVNECTGKDGSSQPMVLMRPEADALVSAGNVSEVFELPPMPVVLGDLQSVARDGCGGGWEGCVRDDGSLTIEAQAFMDGDAQTGFSVKSCAEF; encoded by the coding sequence ATGCGTCTGGAAATTGGTTCATTTCCCGTGCGGCGGATGGAGTTTGGAGAGAGAACACGCTATGAAGATGGCGTTCTTTTCGTTAACAAGGAGGAAGCTCTTAACCTTGTTCTACAGGATAGGCATGTGATCACGGCGGAGCTTCACATCGTTCATCCTGGTGATATGGTTCGTATCACTCCTGTGAAAGATGCCTTTGAGCCGCGTTGTAAGATTTCTGGGGGACAGAGTGTTTTCCCCGGCTTTATTGATGAACTGGAGGCTGCCGGAGAGGGCGTTGTACACGCTTTGACTGGATGTTCAGTTTTGGCTGTTGGACGGTGGGGATGTTTCCAAGATGGTCTGATCGATATGGGAGGAGAATTTCAGGACCACACGATTTTTGGAAATATGGTCAATCTCGTACTCCTAGCGGATACTGATGAGGAAGATGAGAAACACTCTTTCCAGAAAAAGAATCTGGTGCATCGCCGAGCCGGGATGAGGCTTGCTTCATATCTGGGGGAATGTTTGAGAACCGAAACGCCTGTAGAGGTGGAGGTATACGATCTTCCTCCTCTGGGGCGAAGAGGGGGTGATGTTGCTGGTCTTCCAAGAGTGGGGTATATCATGAAAGTTCTGGCTCAATGGGAGGATCGGGGATATAACGCCGAACTGTACGGGTGGGATACGAAAAGAATTCTCCCTATATACATTCATCCCAACGAGATTCTTGATGGAGCTGTTGTTGGTGGGAGTTTTACGCCTGCTTCGAACAATATGTCGACCTACTCGTTTCAGAGAAATGCCGTTATTCGAAAATTGATGCGAGAGCACGGGAAAACTGTGAATTTTATTGGTGTTATCCTGAGCAACGAGACGGTGGAGCTCTCAGAAAAACGAGTCAGCGTTCTGAGGGACGTTAGGCTTGCTCAGAACCTTGGGCTTGATGGCGTTTTGATCTCTCGGGAGGGGTATGGGAATGCTGATGTGGGCTTCATGTTGAGCATCGCCAGTCTTGAAAAGGTTGGGATTAAAACCGTTGGAGTCGTAAACGAATGTACCGGAAAGGATGGCTCTTCTCAGCCCATGGTTCTCATGCGTCCAGAAGCGGACGCCTTGGTCAGTGCAGGAAATGTTTCGGAGGTGTTTGAGTTACCTCCTATGCCGGTGGTTCTTGGAGATCTGCAATCGGTAGCCCGTGATGGATGTGGTGGTGGATGGGAAGGCTGTGTCAGGGATGACGGATCTCTGACCATTGAGGCTCAGGCTTTTATGGATGGTGACGCCCAAACCGGATTTTCCGTAAAAAGTTGTGCGGAATTTTAA
- a CDS encoding C4-dicarboxylate ABC transporter permease, translated as MTALIVIFLCLLMALEVPLYAVFLCAGVIGALLWGDPSWIARIPRQIFGSMDPYALMSIVFFIMTGNLMNRSGLTERLLNLSCALTGSHQGGSGYPTVIGGAFLAGVNGSTAGAVTLGERFIPAMKQQGFPRGYAAGLTASSALVGPILPPSLFMTVYSAITGTSMGGLFAAGILPGLLLVGVVAWIHGRFQRKYSPTTRKRSSWTAQMKAFGHAIPGLLAPTIIAGGVIVGTLSPTEAGALAAVYCLITGLVITGELSPRNVWLALRETVNSASSVLLVVGASSAMGWLLRWEAAAQSLWTTVTSSGLLDHPRLFMIAVSLAIFLIGTLMEEVTLLTVLTPLLAPLGAAAGIDPYHFGLVMTFNVTIAMITPPVGGYNESVASVERVPLRRIFRCELPFIIGALGVLLTMILWPPMTVFLPRLAGY; from the coding sequence ATGACAGCTCTCATCGTAATCTTTCTCTGTCTTCTCATGGCCCTGGAGGTTCCCCTGTACGCTGTCTTTCTCTGCGCCGGCGTAATCGGCGCTCTTCTGTGGGGAGACCCTTCCTGGATCGCCAGAATCCCACGACAGATATTTGGCTCCATGGACCCATATGCCCTCATGTCCATCGTCTTTTTCATCATGACGGGGAACCTGATGAACCGATCAGGGCTCACAGAGCGGCTTCTGAACCTGAGCTGCGCCCTGACTGGCTCTCATCAGGGCGGATCGGGATATCCCACGGTGATCGGAGGCGCCTTTCTCGCGGGAGTGAACGGCTCCACCGCCGGAGCGGTTACCTTAGGCGAGCGATTCATACCAGCAATGAAGCAACAGGGATTCCCCCGGGGATACGCCGCCGGGCTCACGGCAAGTAGCGCCCTTGTGGGCCCTATTCTGCCTCCAAGCCTGTTCATGACCGTGTACTCAGCTATCACGGGAACCTCTATGGGTGGACTGTTTGCGGCAGGGATCCTTCCTGGTTTGCTCCTCGTTGGGGTAGTAGCCTGGATTCATGGTCGCTTTCAACGAAAGTATTCCCCGACAACCAGGAAACGGAGCTCATGGACCGCACAGATGAAAGCGTTTGGGCACGCTATACCGGGGCTCCTTGCACCAACAATCATCGCTGGCGGCGTGATCGTGGGGACACTATCCCCTACCGAGGCTGGAGCTCTGGCGGCAGTCTACTGCCTAATCACGGGACTGGTCATCACCGGTGAGCTCTCCCCGAGGAATGTCTGGCTGGCCCTGAGAGAGACCGTCAACTCCGCCAGCTCGGTCCTGCTTGTCGTAGGGGCATCTTCAGCTATGGGTTGGCTCCTGAGGTGGGAGGCAGCCGCTCAATCCCTGTGGACCACCGTGACCTCCTCGGGGCTGCTGGATCACCCCAGATTGTTTATGATCGCCGTGAGTCTCGCGATTTTTCTCATAGGGACGCTTATGGAGGAGGTCACCCTCCTGACGGTGCTTACCCCCCTCCTGGCTCCTCTGGGAGCCGCTGCGGGGATCGATCCGTACCACTTCGGACTGGTCATGACCTTCAACGTCACAATCGCCATGATCACCCCACCGGTGGGGGGCTACAACGAATCGGTAGCATCGGTGGAGCGAGTCCCTTTGAGACGGATCTTTCGGTGTGAGCTGCCCTTCATTATCGGGGCCCTGGGGGTTCTCCTGACCATGATCCTCTGGCCTCCAATGACGGTGTTCTTGCCCCGCCTGGCCGGGTATTGA